Proteins encoded in a region of the Peptococcaceae bacterium 1198_IL3148 genome:
- the thiE gene encoding thiamine phosphate synthase, translating to MRELLKLYFIMGTNNCRQQPLQVLKDAIAGGITLFQFREKGANALTGEAKYQFAKKAQALCQQAGVPFIVNDDVDLALALDADGVHVGQDDEMAANVRKKIGDKILGVSVHNLEQTRLAIEQGADYVGLGPVFPTNTKADAKAVQGTTLIKSLVKNNIQIPIVGIGGITPKNAKEVMAAGADGVSVITAISLADSVFYSTKKLKEAVLLNN from the coding sequence ATGCGAGAACTGTTAAAGTTGTATTTCATCATGGGTACTAACAATTGCCGCCAGCAACCATTACAAGTTCTTAAAGACGCCATTGCCGGCGGTATTACCCTGTTTCAATTTCGGGAAAAGGGAGCCAATGCCTTAACTGGTGAAGCTAAATACCAGTTTGCCAAAAAAGCACAAGCACTTTGCCAACAGGCCGGGGTACCCTTCATAGTTAACGATGATGTGGATTTAGCGTTGGCCCTCGATGCGGACGGGGTGCATGTGGGCCAGGATGATGAAATGGCCGCCAACGTGCGTAAAAAAATTGGGGATAAAATTCTGGGTGTATCGGTACACAATTTAGAACAAACCCGCCTAGCCATCGAACAGGGAGCAGATTACGTTGGTTTAGGTCCGGTGTTTCCCACCAACACCAAAGCCGATGCCAAAGCGGTTCAAGGGACCACCCTGATAAAATCCCTAGTGAAAAATAACATCCAAATACCGATAGTGGGCATTGGTGGCATCACGCCTAAAAATGCCAAAGAAGTAATGGCAGCAGGTGCAGATGGGGTATCTGTAATCACCGCCATCAGTTTGGCTGATTCGGTTTTCTACAGTACTAAGAAGTTGAAGGAAGCAGTTTTGTTGAACAATTAA